One genomic window of Corticium candelabrum chromosome 21, ooCorCand1.1, whole genome shotgun sequence includes the following:
- the LOC134196214 gene encoding uncharacterized protein K02A2.6-like — protein MGITHQIVSDNGPQFTSEVFRKLTKANGIKHVTGAPYHPSTNGIAEYLVRTFKRADHTEITTQHKLDKFLFAYRTAPHATTELSLAELMFGRNLRTKLDLTRPDVKTTVDDKTLKNESKPLRSFQARQSIMARNYRQGPKWLPGTVIERTGPVSYTILVNESVHRQHTDQLRSGYNTVVGERAIGHNPTEYQETPVATGIIAPTRAIFQTKLVASPVPPPTDTTTLEETLSQEDTAVESPFTEDNAVESLLKARTTRSGRKIRTPEWPKDYQVMMLETLV, from the coding sequence ATGGGGATCACACACCAGATTGTGTCGGATAACGGGCCACAGTTTACCTCCGAAGTTTTCAGGAAATTGACGAAGGCAAACGGAATCAAACATGTGACTGGAGCACCGTATCACCCTTCAACGAACGGGATAGCGGAATACTTGGTGCGGACTTTCAAACGAGCCGACCACACCGAGATTACAACACAGCACAAACTAGACAAATTTTTGTTCGCCTACCGTACCGCTCCACATGCCACGACAGAACTGAGCCTAGCAGAACTCATGTTCGGACGCAATCTGCGAACTAAGTTGGATTTGACGAGACCGGACGTGAAAACAACGGTAGATGACAAGACACTAAAGAACGAGAGCAAACCACTAAGATCATTTCAAGCCAGACAGAGCATAATGGCCAGGAACTATAGGCAAGGGCCGAAATGGCTGCCAGGAACAGTCATAGAACGAACAGGACCAGTCTCTTACACCATACTCGTCAACGAGTCAGTTCACAGGCAACACACTGACCAGCTGCGGTCGGGATATAACACTGTGGTGGGAGAGCGGGCGATCGGACACAATCCGACGGAATACCAGGAAACACCGGTCGCAACAGGAATTATAGCACCCACACGGGCAATATTCCAGACAAAACTAGTGGCGTCACCGGTACCACCACCCACCGACACGACAACGCTCGAGGAGACACTCTCGCAAGAAGACACCGCAGTAGAATCACCATTCACAGAAGACAACGCAGTCGAATCACTGCTCAAAGCAAGAACCACCCGATCTGGAAGAAAGATACGGACACCAGAATGGCCAAAAGACTACCAGGTCATGATGCTAGAAACTTTAGTTTAG